One window of the Athene noctua chromosome 5, bAthNoc1.hap1.1, whole genome shotgun sequence genome contains the following:
- the LOC141961238 gene encoding pancreatic lipase-related protein 2-like produces the protein MYACHKVICAGMLMRKQGPFLSEFSDNRNTLFHSPADSSFQEAQPINMSLINIFELRTESVVGMWILAFYVLGTVAGKEVCYSRLGCFTDDPPWSGVPGRLLTGLPESPEHMNISFSLYTRETGNNSQVISAINSSTIQKSHFSSRRNTSFIIHGFGSTGKKGWVVEMCLLLLEVENINCIAVDWQQGANGTYVSAVNNIRVIGAEVAYFIKTLQKIFKYSLHKIHLIGHSLGAHTAGEAGRRIQGIRRITGLDPAGPYFEGTPPEVRLDPSDADFVDVIHSNAAHFPAIGLGMYNTTGHLDFYPNGGTVMPGCADLIPEMKLSDFEVIIADATIIGGCHHSRSHEFYFESILYPTGYLGYPCETYKSFESGDCFPCSQEGCPMMGHHADRFPAKLKRVNQKYFLNTAADPPFATWRQKVFVKLSGVKKMKGDINLVFHDTEGKTKEYEISSGVLSQDQVYTKYLDVEINPKNTKKIEFLWNKAIFTLLWARLGAETVHIIHGEDGHVSTFCGHGTVAYGVPQLLAPC, from the exons ATGTATGCTTGTCATAAAGTGATATGTGCAGGTATGTTAATGAGAAAACAAGGACCATTTTTGTCAGAGTTCTCCGATAACAGGAATACTCTATTCCATAGCCCAGCAGACTCTTCATTCCAAGAAGCACAGCCTATCAACATGTCCCTCATAAATATTTTTGAGCTCAGAACCGAAAGC GTGGTTGGAATGTGGATTCTTGCATTTTATGTCCTTGGCACAGTAGCAG GTAAAGAAGTCTGCTACTCAAGGCTTGGCTGCTTTACAGATGACCCACCCTGGTCTGGGGTACCAGGGAGACTTCTGACAGGTTTGCCTGAATCTCCAGAACATATGAACATCAGCTTCTCTCTCTACACCAGAGAAACAGGAAATAACTCACAG gTGATCTCAGCAATAAACTCCTCAACCATCCAAAAGTCACATTTTTCCTCACGTAGAAATACCTCCTTCATCATTCATGGATTTggcagcactggaaaaaaaggcTGGGTGGTAGAAATGTGCTTG CTGTTACTGGAAGTGGAAAACATCAACTGCATTGCTGTCGATTGGCAACAAGGTGCAAACGGCACCTACGTCAGTGCGGTGAACAACATACGCGTGATTGGGGCTGAGGTTGCTTATTTCATAAAAACTCTACAG AAAATCTTCAAATACTCCCTTCACAAAATCCATCTAATTGGCCACAGTCTGGGAGCACATACTGCCGGAGAGGCAGGAAGAAGGATCCAAGGCATCAGACGGATAACAG GCTTAGACCCTGCTGGACCTTATTTTGAAGGTACTCCTCCTGAGGTGAGACTGGATCCTTCAGATGCAGACTTCGTTGATGTTATTCACAGTAATGCTGCTCACTTTCCTGCCATAG GGCTTGGAATGTATAACACCACCGGTCACCTGGACTTTTACCCAAATGGAGGAACTGTGATGCCTGGATGTGCTGATTTAATACCCGAGATGAAACTAAGTGATTTTGAAGTTATCATTGCAG ATGCTACAATCATCGGGGGATGTCATCACTCACGTAGCCATgagttttattttgaaagtatCCTCTATCCCACCGGATACCTTGGATATCCCTGTGAAACCTACAAATCCTTTGAGTCA GGAGACTGCTTCCCATGCTCCCAGGAGGGATGTCCAATGATGGGCCACCATGCTGACAGATTCCCAGCTAAATTGAAGAGGGTAAaccaaaagtattttttaaatacagcagcAGACCCACCTTTTGCTA CTTGGAGACAAAAAGTATTTGTCAAACTGTCTGGTGTGAAGAAAATGAAGGGGGATATAAACCTAGTGTTCCATGATacagaggggaaaacaaaagaaTATGAAATTTCCAG TGGAGTCCTCTCTCAAGACCAAGTTTATACAAAATACCTTGATGTTGAAATTAACCccaaaaatactaaaaaaattgAATTTCTCTGGAATAAAGCCATATTTACTCTGCTCTGGGCAAGACTGGGAGCAGAAACTGTGCATATAATTCACGGAGAAGATGGACATGT gtCAACTTTCTGTGGCCATGGAACTGTGGCATATGGAGTTCCCCAGTTACTTGCACCTTGCTAG